A region from the Methylocystis iwaonis genome encodes:
- the rpsR gene encoding 30S ribosomal protein S18, with amino-acid sequence MSTAPRRPFFRRRKSCPFSGANAPKIDYKDTRLLSRYISERGKIVPSRITAVSAKKQRELAQAIKRARFLGLLPYVIR; translated from the coding sequence ATGAGCACCGCGCCCCGTCGCCCCTTCTTCCGCCGCCGCAAGTCCTGCCCCTTCTCCGGCGCCAATGCGCCGAAGATCGACTATAAGGACACGCGCCTGCTGTCTCGCTACATCTCCGAGCGCGGCAAGATCGTGCCCTCGCGCATCACGGCGGTCTCCGCCAAGAAGCAGCGCGAGCTGGCTCAGGCCATCAAGCGCGCCCGCTTCCTGGGCCTGCTGCCTTATGTGATCCGCTGA
- the rpsF gene encoding 30S ribosomal protein S6 — protein sequence MALYEHVYLARQDISPQQVETLTGQFKNVVTSLGGTVGKTEYWGVKSLAYRIKKNRKAHFTLMNIDAPPAAIAELERQQSINEDILRVLTLRVEELEEGPSAQLRKREDDDRGERRGPGGAPRGDRGERRPRREEGRTEGETE from the coding sequence ATGGCTCTCTACGAGCATGTCTATCTCGCCCGTCAGGACATTTCTCCCCAGCAGGTGGAGACTCTGACCGGGCAGTTCAAAAACGTCGTCACGTCGCTCGGCGGCACGGTCGGCAAGACCGAATATTGGGGCGTCAAATCGCTCGCCTATCGGATCAAGAAGAACCGCAAGGCGCATTTCACGCTCATGAACATCGACGCCCCGCCGGCCGCCATCGCCGAGCTGGAGCGCCAGCAGAGCATCAACGAAGACATCCTTCGCGTCCTGACGCTGCGCGTCGAGGAGCTGGAGGAAGGTCCGTCCGCGCAGCTTCGCAAGCGTGAGGATGACGACCGCGGCGAGCGTCGCGGTCCCGGCGGCGCCCCGCGCGGCGATCGTGGCGAGCGTCGCCCGCGTCGTGAGGAAGGCCGGACTGAAGGAGAGACCGAATGA